The window CTGACGAAGTCTGGACCTTTGACGTCAGCAACGGTGTCGCGCACCTGCAGACGACGAACGCCGGCTCCGGGCTGACCTCACTGCCAGAGTTACCAGAGTGGGTCGACCAGCTCGTGCGTGAACTCGACATCGAGGAGGTGGCGGTGCCGTGAATGGGCTATCTGATGCCCGAGGGTCATTCCTAGGAAGGTTTCGGGATGCTGTTTGGGCACCCCATCGTAACCAGCGACAGAGACTCTCAAAAAATATTGGCTCCCAAAGCGTTATACAAACATCAGGTCTAGTCAGTGCGTGCCCTGGGGGCCGAAATTGTGGATCGTCAGCTCGAACGCGGCTTACTCTTAGAACGGAACGATTGCGAGGTGATGTCAATCAGGGAAATCTGACACCGCGTCGGCTTCTATCTGTAGAACAGTCAGGAGCTTTCGGATTCTCCCTGAAGATATGCTTCGCCGTCTGGTGTAATTCGATAGTAGCCCCTCTTCACACGTTCTACCATCCCTTTATCAACAAGTTTGGAAAGACGACGATTGACTTCATCTCTGGATTTGTCGATGTTGATAGCGATTACCGCGGGCGACAGTATAATACCTGTCTCAGACAACAGCTCAAGGATTCTGTCGTCAATGGGCAACTGCATCCACCCCGGTGGTTGACGTGTGGAAGCCACTTTTTACCTTATTCAACGCCCGGTAACTTATCAGGTTCCAATAACGAATACGTGTGGTTAACCACATGGATTGATGTGAAGATTTATTATTCAGTCTCATTAATCCATGTGATACAGATCGACGCGACACTCCGAAGGGTGTCTCTACCCGGCGACACGCCGCAAAAACTCGCTGGGTGCGACACCGTGTCCCTACCACGGGTGTCGCGTCGGTCGGATCTCCGACCCATGGAAGACAACGACGCGCGACCGTTTCAAGGTTCGCACCGGCACGCGGTATCGACCGACGATCACCCAGTTCTCACCGAGATCCACTCATGAGTACCGACACCACCACGACCGACAGTACCGATACCACGACCACCTGGACGGACCTGTCCGCGTTCCAGCGCGACACGCTCGCCGTCCTGCAGGAGATCGACCACGAGGATGCCACGAGCTACGGGCTCGAAATCAAGCGCCGGCTCGAAGACCTCTACGGCGAAGAGGTCAACCACGGCCGGCTGTACCCGAACCTCGATCAACTCGTTCAGGCCGACCTGGTCGAAAAGAGCGACCTCGACGAGCGCACGAATCGCTACGCGTTGACTCACGCCGGGAAGCGCCTGCTCGAAGTGCAGGCCGAACATCTCGCGACGCTGACCGACATCTGCCAAGCCGAGGTCGTCGCCGACGGCGGGCAGGAGTTCGTCCCGGTACACTTCATCGCCTACGAGGACGACGCCGACTTGGAGATTGATGACAGCGGCGAGGATCCGACCGTCGCGAACCACGACGAGCTGGTCAACAGCGGCCAGACGTTCGGCGAGATCCGCATGATGTCCCGCGAGCACGCGGAGGAGTACGACCTCGATGTCGTCACCCAGGACGACGCGCTCTGGTGCGACGAGGTTGCAGACCTGGATATCGGCGAGGCCGTCCGGGTCGACGACCTGCGCGAGGAGGGCGCCGTCTCATGAATCCCGCCGACAGACTGCGCGAGGCCCGCAAACAGTGCGCCCTCGCGGCCGACGCCGAGGAGATGACTGAGATGCAACGCGAGACGGCTGGCCATCTGGCGGGCATCCTCGACCAGCTGGCCGGCAGCGTCGATGCGGTCCAGGAGGGGGCGGTCGTCCGGGCCGACGGTGGCCAGCCAGTGTGTGATTTCTGTGGCGACGACCACGAGACGCTGGCCGCTGCTTTGCGATGCTGTACCGAGCGGTTCCTTCCTGACGGCGAGAGTGTTCGCGCCGACGGCGGGCAGCAGGAGCTAGACGAGCCAGCTATCGTTCCAGAGCCAGTTGCAGCAGACGAAGAA of the Salinibaculum sp. SYNS191 genome contains:
- a CDS encoding type IV toxin-antitoxin system AbiEi family antitoxin domain-containing protein encodes the protein MQLPIDDRILELLSETGIILSPAVIAINIDKSRDEVNRRLSKLVDKGMVERVKRGYYRITPDGEAYLQGESESS
- a CDS encoding PadR family transcriptional regulator, with the translated sequence MSTDTTTTDSTDTTTTWTDLSAFQRDTLAVLQEIDHEDATSYGLEIKRRLEDLYGEEVNHGRLYPNLDQLVQADLVEKSDLDERTNRYALTHAGKRLLEVQAEHLATLTDICQAEVVADGGQEFVPVHFIAYEDDADLEIDDSGEDPTVANHDELVNSGQTFGEIRMMSREHAEEYDLDVVTQDDALWCDEVADLDIGEAVRVDDLREEGAVS